In Oncorhynchus nerka isolate Pitt River linkage group LG21, Oner_Uvic_2.0, whole genome shotgun sequence, the genomic window gcagatgctcttatccagagtgacttacaaattggtgcattcaccttatgacatccagtggaacagccactttacaatagtgcatctaaatcttttaaggggggggtgagaaggattactttatcctatcctaggtattccttaaagaggtggggtttcaggtgtctccggaaggtggtgattgactccgctgtcctggcgtcgtgagggagtttgttccaccattggggggccagagcagcgaacagttttgactgggctgagcgggaactgtacttcctcagtggtagggaggcgagcaggccagaggtggatgaacgcagtgcccttgtttgggtgtagggcctgatcagagcctggaggtactgaggtgccgttcccctcacagctccgtaggcaagcaccatggtcttgtagcggatgcgagcttcaactggaagccagtggagagagcggaggagtggggtgacgtgagagaacttgggaaggttgaacaccagacgggctgcggcgttctggatgagttgtaggggtttaatggcacaggcagggagcccagccaacagcgagttgcagtaatccagacgggagatgacaagtgcctggattaggacctgcgccgcttcctgtgtgaggcagggtcgtactctgcggatgttgtagagcatgaacctacaggaacgggccaccgccttgatgttgagaacgacagggtgttgtccaggatcacgccaaggttcttagcgctctgggaggaggacacaatggagttgtcaaccgtgatggcgagatcatggaacgggcagtccttccccgggaggaagagcagctccgtcttgccgaggttcagcttgaggtggtgatccgtcatccacactgatatgtctgccagacatgcagagatgcgattcgccacctggtcatcagaagggggaaaggagaagattaattgtgtgtcgtctgcatagcaatgataggagagaccatgtgaggttatgacagagccaagtgacttggtgtatagcgagaataggagagggcctagaacagagccctgggggacgccagtggtgagagcgcgtggtgaggagacagattctcgccacgccacctggtaggagcgacctgtcaggtaggacgcaatccaagcgtgggccgcgccggagatgcccaactcggagagggtggagaggaggatctgatggttcacagtatcgaaggcagccgataggtctagaaggatgagagcagaggagagagagttagctttagcaatgcggagcgcctccgtgatacagagaagagcagtctcagttgaatgactagtcttgaaacctgactgatttggatcaagaaggtcattctgagagagatagcgggagagctggccaaggacggcacgttcaagagttttggagagaaaagaaagaagggatactggtctgtagttgttgacatcggagggatcgagtgtaggttttttcagaaggggtgcaacacttgaaagttcctggacatttctgggggggaatggccctagccctcaccctccaatccaacagatcccagatgtgctcaatgggtttgagatccaggctctttgctggccatggcagaacactgacattcctggcttgcaggaaatcacgcacagaacgagcagtacggctggtagcattgtcatgctggagggtcatgtcaggatgagcctgcaggaagggaaccacatgagggaggaggatgtctaccctgtaatgcacagtgttgagattgcgcTTGTCACTGCAGGCAGTCAGATGATGCTGTGACCctctgccccagaccatgacggactctccacctcaatcgctccagagtacaggtctTGGTGTAACGCTTATTCCTATGACGATAAACTCGAATCCGAccttcacccctggtgagacacaaCCGCGActggtcagtgaagagcacttttgtccgtcctgtctggtccagtgacagtGAGTTTGTACCCATAGATGCCGTTGTTGCCTgtctgaggacctgccttacaacaggccttacAGGTCCTCAGTCCAGCCTATTGCAAACAGTCTGAGCACTGTGATGAAggaattgtgcgttcctggtgtaactcgggcagttgttgccatcctgccccgcaggtgtgatgttcggctgtaccgatcctgtgcaggtgttacacgtggtctgccactgcgaggacgatcagctgtccggcCTGTAGCGCTGCCTTAGGCATCTCAGTATGGACGttacaatttattgccctggccacatctgcattcctccttgcagcatgcctaaggcagatgagcagggacccgtGGCATTCTTTTGGTGTTTCTCAGgccgtagaaaggcctctttagtgtcctaggttttcagaactgaccttaattgcctaccgtctaatctgttagtgtcttaacagcgGTTTCACAGATGAATGTTCATTAactttatggttcattgaacaagtgtGGGAAATTGTTTaaatcctttacaatgaagatctgaagTTTGGATTTTTGCAAATTATTTTTGAAAGACAGGAGGGTCCTGAGGgactttttttttctcttttggCTGAGTAACTTTAAGCATTTGCCTCCACCCTATGGcaatgtgtagaatttcaggaTAACTTTTTTTGTCTGCGCTGTCAGACCCATGAGTCATTGCGGCCCCTCGTGATGAGTTCAGTTTTTTGTGGCCCCCGCCCCAATTGAAGTTGTCCATCCCTGTTAGTTTATTCAGTGTAAAGAACATTCGTTACACCTTCCTAATGAGTTTTACCCGCAGGACGGCCTGAATTTGTCAAGGCATCGACTAGGTGTCAAGTGTTTTGGCCCATGCtgacgccaatgcttcccacagttgactGGATgatctttgggtggtggacaattcttgatacacatggggaaACTGAGTGGAAAAACCCAGTAATGTTGcaaacacactcaaaccggtgcgcctggcacctaccataccccgttcaaaggcacttaaatcttttgtcttaaCATGTCACCATTTATCTACactaaagtggatttaacaggacATCGGACGAGGTTTCATCTGGTCAGTCGGCCATAGAAAAGTGCTTTCATATTCTAAACGGTAAAACATATGTATTAAAATACCCTCAATGTGACGTCATGTACTGTTGCCTGATAAAACATTTGAGCTTAAATCCAGAATGCTGGAGTATAGCGCCAAATTCAAAGTTGTAGCTTCACGGTCAACATAAATACGGAGGGGAGTAGTTTAATTCGCTAGGTCAGTTCCCAATTTATTTTGAACTGTGGCACAATTTGACGGGCTATAAGATTTTGTTACGCATTTAAATGTCCCTGTAAATGTTTTTAGTGGTAATGACCTCATCGGATTCATACTGCAATTATCGATTTTCTGTGACAAACATTTGTTTATAGATAAGAAGGGTTTATTACAAATACTTTCATAGTTCCTTACTCATGGTTCATTTGTGTGTTGCCCTTTTAAGTGCATCTCACCAATCTGGGCCAGATTTATTTAAATGTTTAGCTCCGTTAATGTAGGTCTTCAGTTTTGAACGGTTTGGGCTACAGTGGTTTTCTGCATTTTAAAGGCGCAACCACAGACAAAGTAATGTTCCGTTTGTTTCTATGGCAGCCGCTGTTCTATAGCTTAGCCCAGCCATATTAAGAAATGTTTCTGACTTAGCACAGGCAAGTCTGATTAGGTTAATGTTTATCATATAGTAAGAAATACATGTCTGACTAAACCTAATCAGACTTGCCTGTGCTGATGGTTTTTACAAAGTAAAATTATACAAATTACTGCTCGTGGTGCGCACCCCTCAAATACTAATATAACACTCTGAGCACACTGGAAACGgcgttctaaggcactgcttctcagtgcaagaggcgtcactacactCCCTGGTTCGATTTTAAAGCTATATCTCATCCGGCTGTGATtcggagtctcatagggcggcgcacaattgacccagcatcgtccgggtttggccagggtaggcagtcattgtaaataagaatttgttctttactgacatgGCTAGTTAAAggaaaggttacacacacaaccATAAATATGTAGCCATTTAATGTATTGTGACCATTTAATGTATATGTGGCTACTTTGAGATTTCCACCTTTTTTTAATGGGGTGAATGTTCTCTAATCGGGTGTGGACGCAGAGTGGAACTACAATGCTGAAGATCGCCACCAGGTGGCAGTAAATGTATTCTGTGCTGTGGAGAGGAAATGGTTATTGAAAACCGAAGAAAAAAGCTAAGCGATAAACAGGCTGAAACCGCAAACTGCGTTGGTGACTGGTAATATATTATAGCATGAACTTTTCGACGGACAGTTTGTAGGTTCTTAAGACATAGCGAAACACGATTAGCTACTTTTGGAGGTGAGAAGAAAGGCATACAATGCCGTGGGAGCGCTTTTTGTCATCTTCGGCTCTCCTTGCTCTTCCTCATTTACCGACTGCGTGAGGACGGACTCAAAACAAGAAACTACTGTATCGATAACTGAAGCTAGCTATAACCTGAACACGTGCTAATTTACAATGGCGGATAGCGTGGGAGAGGTTGCTAATGGTGAAATTGGGTTAGGTGTTGGTAGTCAGGGAAATGGAGCTCCGCTGTTGCCGAGTTTGGGTAATTCTCTGCCGGGCCACTCGACGAGTGGAGCTAACCCGGCCTCGCCATCCCCAGCAGCGGCTGCGGAGACTGGCCTAGCCGTCATGGCCCCTGGAGCCGCAACTACCTCAGCCATGGGGACTGGGAGCGGGTTTGGAGGTGCAGGTACTCTTAGCGCGGTAGTGGGCTCTGCCATTCCAATACCCACCTACTCGGCCACCAATGCTCTGCCGGGCGGTATCGGTTTGGGGGTGGCCGGAGCGGGCCTCTTGTCCCAGATTCACGCAACGTCCTGGGACCCAACACTGAGTACCGACTGGGACAACGAGAAGACGTCCCAGCAATGCATTCTCCGAATCAAAAGGTAATAATTTGAGTATACAGATATACACTTGTGGGCTTGCCTGTTACAACATATGGGATGTGGTTCCAACATCAATGCTGTCTGAAAACGAAAGAACCACACCACACGTGTATTTCTGTGAATATAAACGCGACTTTTCTACAAACACCAGTGTTGTACTACTGTGTTTATATAGCTAGACGTAGTCCTTGATCGTGACTCTCAATTCCTTGACCATACACATTAGTCATTGGACGAAAGGCGTCTTCTGTATTGGAGTTTTGTTTAAGAGCCCTGACACTCAATCTGAACGTTAACACTCGTCGCTTGCAGTACGGTTTTGGAAGCACCTTTCATATCAGGGGGgaataattaaaaaaaataattgatACACCTTCATAGGGTCCATATCGTCCATGTTACAGTGATTGTTTAATCTAGCATGTTCCAAACACCTGTGTCTAAGCATAACTCGGAAAGTGTAGCAGAAGTGTAGTTTCGTTGGTTGGAGGCACCCATAACTGTATGGATTTTTATTTTTAAGGATTATTTCCCGTTGGTGAAAGATGGGGGCGTTATGTTTCGAAAGCCCTGTCGCAAACGTTGATTAATGACGTTTCTAAACGTTAAAACAGCGTCAGGGTTGTAGTTCAAAATATGTAGTTTTGGGCGAAGCTAATAGCTGAAAATTAGGGAGAAGGCAGCATGCCgcctagagttggagagctaggaCTGACAGGATTTGTGAAGACCAGAGTCAACAACCTCTGAATAATCAAAACTGTTGCTTTGTGAGGTGTAAATTCCAGCTGAAAAGTACCAGAGGCCTGCCTTTGGTTCCAAGCGAGAGCGAGTCTATCAGAGCTATGACCCAGTGAGACACTGGTGCTGGCCCGCATAGATGGAAAAAGAAAAGTTAGAGCCTTTTTGGTGAAACACGGGGGTAAATCCTGTAGGAAAATTTGCCCTAAGAAAATGGTTACTTAGGCTACTAGTTAGGCCAATAGTTTGTATTAATTGGTCAGAGTTACTGATATCATAATGTGTAAATCCATTTGCGTACGATGTGACTCAGTAATTAATATAATGACCTTATGACACAAGAACACAACGTTGTCAACATTACATTGTTGACATAAAAGGTGCCCCGAGTGCCAGTCTGCTTGTGCTTtcttgggcggcaggtagcctagtggttagagcgttggactagtaaccgaatggttgcaagatcaaatccccgagcacACGAGGTAAAAAcgtatgtcgttctgcccctgaacgaggcagttcctaggccgtcattgaaaataacaatttgttcttaactgacttgcctagttaaatggttacattttttaaaaaaaatgttatgccaagttggcaagagcacaaacatatctgggatcaggctactaTCCTTGTGTATTTGCATATTTTCTTAAGTTTCTCTTCTTACTCTTTCCTCAGGGATATAATGTCCATCTACAAGGAGCCTCCCCCGGGTATGTTTGTAGTTCCTGACCCTCACGACATGACTAAGGTAAAGCTCACAGACTTCCAGAATCTAGGTCCACGGGGTCTGTCCAGACCACCTTACTGTTGTACATTGAGCTAGCCAGATGCCTTCCCCCTACAACTCCTATCCCTGGCTCAAGTTGTGGTTGGGAGGATCCTTCTTGAAAGAAAGTTAACATAATTTAGTCAGGCCACAATTTACTTAAGTATTTATCAGGTAATTTACCCTTGTTTGTCTTCCAAATTATAACCCACAAACTCAATGTTTGTACTAAGTCAAAAGAAAAATGAAATTGGACTTACTAAACAAAAAAATACAGCCTTGAAGAACTGTTCCTGTGGCAAGAGGAACAGCCATCTTGGAATTTATCTTTTGCACAACTATTATGAGGATTATGGCAACTATGCGAATTATGGAGATATTCAACGCATCGACACACTCCCTATATATTAGTCCTGACTCTAGTCTTCCCTCCTCAGATCCATGCCCTCATCACAGGACCCTTCGACACGCCCTACGAGGGAGGCTTCTTCCTCTTTCTGTTCCGCTGCCCCCCGGACTACCCCATCCACCCCCCACGGGTCAAGCTCATCACCACTGGCCAAAACACTGTGCGCTTCAACCCCAACTTTTACCGCAACGGCAAAGTATGCCTCAGCATCCTCGGGTAAGCCAGGGTCCTGCAGCTCAGGGGAAACCTGCTGCACCTGAGCAACCCATACTTCTATGCCCAGTTCCCTTTCTAAATAGGGGATGGGGTGACTAGGGGTCGAAATGGGACAAGGCATTCATAAGTCTACCTATTAAACCCAGGCCCATAGAATAGCATCTCTTACAAATTATATACTTGGGACACTGTGATGAGACCTGCAATCAATATCATGATTCCACCTAATTACACACAAGAGCATGGAAAAACAGCAGAGAGTTGTGCCCAATAGTTACAAGTCAGTCTGTATTATTAATGCCTGACCTGGTCTGACCACAACTGTAAGGGGTAGATTTAGGTAGCGGCCATTCTTTGGCCGAACATGCTTATTCATGGCAGCTCTCTGTGTAGAGACGCAGATCATTTCTTGCATGTCAGCACTTCCTCCCAGACTTGGTCCAGATCTCCCCCTCACTGTCGATGTGTGGGTGACTTTGGCCCAGAGGATGTGATTCCATCATTCTCCTGCTTTAAATAGAATACATTTGTATTTTTCTTGGAATAACGTGCCCATGTATCGTAATGCTATTTTGTACCTATGGCTCCTTGACTCAGCTTTGAAGTACTTCCTCTTGTTCTCTTTATAGTGGTGTTGGTCAGTCTTGAGAACCTACAGGGAGTTCAAAAGCTTGCACTCCGAAGAATAAAATTGAGCTACTATTCAGTCTACAGTAACTTTTTGGTTGAAGCCCTGTAGTTCGTATACAACTTAAACTTAATATTTTGCTTAGTGCGCGGGCTCCTGACGTGAATCTTTTGTGCTTTAAACGTCTCTTTGTTCTGGGTTGTTGTGTAGGACTTGGACAGGGCCAGCATGGAGCCCGGCCCAAAGCATCTCCTCAGTTCTGATCTCCATCCAGTCTCTGATGACTGAGAACCCTTACCACAATGAGCCAGGCTTTGAACAGGTAAGCCTATAGCCCACTGGTAAGTTGGCCTCTAATTTAGCTGGCAAGCCAAACCACAATCCCCAGAATGCAGTTTAAATCCTACAGCCTTATGGGGAATGTGGTTCACTGAAGAAATGCACCCATTTTGATCAACAAAGCtactgtttaaaaaaacaaaaggcATATGATATTGTGACGTAATATAACTGTCTGACTTACAGAAGTCTTCAGCCGGTGTTCTATTTGTCTATTTAGTCCGTTTGCTATTTCTTCCCCATTTGTAGAAGTTTGTGTAAACGTGTGTGTGAAAAGCGTTTTTTCTGTCAACAGCTACAGACTGACCATACCAGTGTGGAATGTGTCACTTTTTGTGTCTTGAGAATTGTCCCCTTTACACCTGCTCCCTCTGACACTCCCTTTGACAGGAGAGACACCCGGGGGACAGCAAAAACTACAATGAGTGCATCCGCCATGAGACCATGCGTGTGGCTGTATGTGACATGCTGGATGGGAAGGTGCCCTGTCCAGAAGCCCTGTGGTGAGTTCGTCTTGGATTGTTCACTCCAAAATAAAAGTTTGAGGACCTTTTGAAAACTCAAAAGTGGACTGATGTCGAGATGAGTCAATGTTCCACGGCATTTATTGTCTAGATCCAGCTACAatggcttcagaaagtattcacacaccttgactttttccacattttgttacagcctgagtttaaaatggattacattgtcattttgtcactgatctacacacaaaaccccttaATGTCAAAGtgcaattatgtttttagaaattaataacaaatgaaaagctgaaatgtttttGAGTCTAAGTATTCAACTACTTTTGTTATGGTAAGCCTAAATAACTTCAGGAGTAAGAATTCGCTTAACAAGTCAGATAATAAGTtgaatggactctgtgtgcaataattgttttaacatgatttatgacacagatgctaagctacaggactgttttgctagcacagactggaatattttcctggattcttctgatggcattgaagagtacaccacatcagttactggcttcatcaataagttaatcgatgacgtcatccccacagtgaccgtacatgcataccccaaccagaagccatggattataggaAACATCCTCacagagctaaagggtagagctgccactttaaAGGAGCGGGCCTCTAAcctggacacttataagaaatcctgctatgccctccgatgaaccatcaaacaggcattacaggactaagattgaatcgtacttcaccggctctgatgctcgtctgatgtggcagggcttgcaaactattacggactactaagggaagcacagccgcaagctgcccagtgacacgagcctaccagacgagctgaaTAATTTTTATAtttgctttgaggcaagcaacactgaagcatgtatgagagcatcagctgttccggatgactgtgtgatcatgctctccgtagcagatgtaagacctttaaacaggtcaacattcacaaggacgCAGGCCCAGATGGATTACAAGGACTTGTACTGTGAGCATGCGCTGATCAACTGGCAtgtgtcttcattgacattttcaacctgtccctgaccatgtctgtaATAACATGTTTCAAGTCCCTGTGCCCAGggacgccaaggtaacctgcctaaatgactcccgacccatagcactcaacgtctgtagccatgaagtactttgaaaggctggtcatggctcggCTCACAACAcctttatcccagaaaccctagacccactccaatttgcataccaccccaacagagcacgcccccattctcatcgacagggctgtagtggagcaggttgagagcttcaagttccttggtgtccatatcaccaacaaactatcatggtccaaacacactgtccaaagacagtcatgaagagggcaccatagtgcctcttccccctcaggagattgaaaagatttgCCATGGGTCCGCAGATCTTCAAAATGTtcgacagctgcaccatcgagagcatcctgcccgGTTAcattactgcctggtatggcaactgctcgtccccccaccacaaggcactacagagggtagtgtgtacggcccagtacatcacaagGGCCacgctccctgccatccaggacctctataccaggcggtgtcggtggaaggccctagaaattgtcagactccagccaccctagtcatagacttctctctgctactgcacgacattgtcgtgtctttggctatgccggatgaagtgatatgacatgctattctataaaataatttctccataattaatatcacctgattgagctaatcatgtaaatgtaattaacgagAGTCGGGGAACCGCGAAAgagtatttatagagctgttatcttccgaataaactcttaaggacctagtaatattttacatcaatagcagtcaatattaatcgtcaccttaattcggTCTCatttgaaagttgtaaattcttggtaatcttcacgaaccctggccaacaagttgaatcagcaatacaaaattgggtttaattatttattgacTAAATATCTAACTAATTACACAGAATTATAACTTCATAACGTCGTAAAgtaaaacgtccctagcgggcggaacagatgacagcttgttacacaaaagaaaagggtctgggtttgagtgaaagagcgggaagactgaggaacaaagggcgaagctgtgctatcgtaaatacagtatcttatgcattctaaattaccgcccatttggaaaaggaaaatgcaataaatatttactctgagctgcgcttcagtaggttggtggtagttggaaggccgtgttgccaaaccgagtcctttgaaaaATGTCtctggtcaattggatacgttgtagtaacgtcgttgtgtgagaCTGGATACtccctgttccttcctaaccctcgtttgcagcggctgttTCTAACTCaacaacggctaggaggtatctcttctgtagtgaataagagttcaaagtttatACCAATCGCAACCAatgctcacgctgatgttggcttcgttctgtagttattatctgaaccattcagacatcggaccgtcgtcctcacatcctcggaacaggcggttatattgtcgtcaaggctttatataggaagggagaggaggcagTGTTTGAAAGGTTTTATAGCccttgtcccttcacaggggcgggccactgatttaagcagagccctaaccttatgaaaacatATTTTAGAAGCTAAATTCACATTtctcccatcacaaataatttcatgttcaaacatttaaattgaacaacaatacCATGTGAATCCGGTAactgtagactttccactgtagagtttgtcatcttatcattgattgTGTTacttacttgctatattgtatttacttcgccaccatggcctttttttttgcctttacctcccttatctcacctcatttgctcacattgtatatagacccatttttctactgtattattgactgtatgtttgttttactccatgtgtaactctgttgttcgtgt contains:
- the LOC115104067 gene encoding ubiquitin-conjugating enzyme E2 Z-like isoform X1 → MADSVGEVANGEIGLGVGSQGNGAPLLPSLGNSLPGHSTSGANPASPSPAAAAETGLAVMAPGAATTSAMGTGSGFGGAGTLSAVVGSAIPIPTYSATNALPGGIGLGVAGAGLLSQIHATSWDPTLSTDWDNEKTSQQCILRIKRDIMSIYKEPPPGMFVVPDPHDMTKIHALITGPFDTPYEGGFFLFLFRCPPDYPIHPPRVKLITTGQNTVRFNPNFYRNGKVCLSILGTWTGPAWSPAQSISSVLISIQSLMTENPYHNEPGFEQERHPGDSKNYNECIRHETMRVAVCDMLDGKVPCPEALWSVMEKSFLEYYDFYEGVCKERLHQQGQNMQDPFGEKRGRFDYQGLLARLSATQRRIREKCPPEDNDEHSDSDTSSSGTDPDSQGSSQP
- the LOC115104067 gene encoding ubiquitin-conjugating enzyme E2 Z-like isoform X2, whose product is MADSVGEVANGEIGLGVGSQGNGAPLLPSLGNSLPGHSTSGANPASPSPAAAAETGLAVMAPGAATTSAMGTGSGFGGAGTLSAVVGSAIPIPTYSATNALPGGIGLGVAGAGLLSQIHATSWDPTLSTDWDNEKTSQQCILRIKRDIMSIYKEPPPGMFVVPDPHDMTKIHALITGPFDTPYEGGFFLFLFRCPPDYPIHPPRVKLITTGQNTVRFNPNFYRNGKVCLSILGTWTGPAWSPAQSISSVLISIQSLMTENPYHNEPGFEQERHPGDSKNYNECIRHETMRVAVCDMLDGKVPCPEALWSVMEKSFLEYYDFYEGVCKERLHQQGQNMQMSQLHSTLPFPTWTKGTPR